One window from the genome of Cryptomeria japonica chromosome 6, Sugi_1.0, whole genome shotgun sequence encodes:
- the LOC131876531 gene encoding flavonol synthase/flavanone 3-hydroxylase-like codes for MVFPEAELPVIDISVLQSELREGDPELQRLCNQAKEAAQQWGAFRVVNHGVEKELLNTVDSVSRGLFSLPPQVKERAVCLPFDGYSKGVGLSSGEAICFLEVQASDSIQQYAQKLWPQGNPEFWYVTQLV; via the coding sequence ATGGTTTTTCCAGAGGCTGAGCTCCCTGTAATAGATATTTCTGTTCTTCAATCAGAGTTAAGAGAAGGTGATCCTGAACTTCAGAGGCTGTGCAATCAAGCAAAAGAAGCTGCCCAACAGTGGGGAGCTTTTCGTGTGGTGAATCATGGAGTCGAAAAGGAGCTTCTAAACACAGTGGATTCAGTTTCTCGAGGTCTTTTCAGTCTTCCACCCCAAGTAAAAGAAAGAGCCGTTTGTCTTCCATTTGATGGGTATTCGAAGGGCGTTGGTCTTTCATCTGGCGAGGCCATATGTTTCCTAGAAGTACAGGCTTCTGATTCGATTCAGCAATATGCACAAAAGCTATGGCCCCAAGGAAATCCTGAATTTTGGTATGTTACACAACTTGTTTGA